TGCTCTTGCGCCAATCGCATCTTGGAACTTGAGGTCATATCTGTCCGCAGGTGTTACTGCAAAAAGAGGAGGGTTAACTACAAGTGATCCGCCGTAACGTTTGTCATCAAGATACTCAAAACGGAAACCAAGTGCAAATAAATTTGTGAATTGGTACTTCGCTTGAAATTGGTAAGTTTGGTAAACTCGTTTTACTCTGTTTTCACGTGTGAAACTTGTGTCTTTTGTGAATCCAGCAGCAACTAACCCCGGGTCTAAGTCAGGAACAAGACCTGGCATTGCGGCATCCAATTTTGCTTTAGTGATTCCAGTTGCCTCGTATCCGAACGCAGCTGTATTGGTTTGACCAGTTCTTTCACCGTAAGTATAGTCAAAGATGGTAGTCAATTTATCAGTTGGTTTGAAGATCAAAATCAAGTTTTGAATCATCCAGTGGTCAGTTTTGAAAGCTGATTGTTTAGGGAATGAAGTTCCTGTTGCTTGCTCTAGATAGTAAAGGGAGTTATCTTGTCTACCTTTGATGTTATCATTCGCTTGCAATGTGTTCCAAACTACTTGGAATTTGTCAGGTACTACATCATACTTTACTTGTGTTCCAATTGCTCTCGTAGGGTTTGGACCATCAGCGTAAGCGTGTTGTTGTGTGCTAGTTAAACTAGATCCACCAACTGGATCACCATAAGGCGCCAATCCGCTATATCCAAATTGTTGGCCATTTCCTGTATAGCCAGTTCCTTGGGCACTATTGTAAAGGTAAAAACCAGTAGATAGTCTATCGTTAATTTGGAGGTTTGCTCTCGCACCAGTATGGATAAATGGGATTGTGTTAAAGAACACGTAACCTATCGTATAAGCGATGTTATCCTTTGAGTCAAGAAGTTCCAATCCAATATGTGTTGCCATCTTTCCTACGTCAACTGTCAACCCTTTGAGTACTGGGAAGTATGCTGAAACATAAGCTTGTTGTAACAACTGCATATTATGAAGAGAGTTCGTTGTTTGATACGGACGTTCTTGATACATGTTGTTTTGTCCGTTTTGCATATCCAAACGGAAACCCCATGGACTTTCTTTATCCGCCAACTTCTCCATAGAGAGTTTTACTGCATTCACAGCAAACTGCTTGTTGTAAGTGTGGAAAGTTCCCGCTGTATCTTGGGTAGCACCTTGCCGGTTGTTTGTAGTATAGTTATAGTATACATCCACATATCCGGAAAAATTTACCAACTCATACCAAGACTTATCCTTTTCCTTTTTATCCTGAGCAAAAAGGGAAGCTTGGGAAAATAAGGTAGCAACGATCGTCGCCAACAGAGTGTATTTATTTCTCATTTGCCATTTCTCCTATGTGAACTTGTTGTGCAAGTTGTGTACCAGGTTGGCGGAGATTCCTTCAGCGCTCGGAAGAAAAAAGAGAAACACTGTATTTGAATGGGTTCTTGCGAAAAAAAAATAAAATTTTGATTAATAAAAGAACAAAAAAAAATCCAAATCAGCGGGAATTTTGAATTTATTTGATCAGTTTGCTTATTAATTGAGCAGAGTGACGCAATAGTCCTGAATATTCATTTTCTTTAGGCGAGTGTAGGACAAGATCTAAGAGATTTGCTAAGACGCTTCCATAATTGGTTTTTGGTAGATCTGGAAAGGTTTCGGAGAGGTGATTGCCGTTTAATTTCAAGTCAGTGAGAAGCAATGGAGGCCCTTCCTCCCAAATCTGAACCAATTGGTTCACTGTATCTCCAAAAATTGGTTGTAGATTGAGGATGAATTCTCTATTGATTTGGTATCTTGCTTGGAAATGTCGTTTAACTGGTGCTAAATATTCTTTTTTTAAAGTAAAGTCGTCTACTTTGATTAAGTTAGGATTTGATTCCCACTTGGAAATAAATTCAAAAAACAACAAACCATCTTTGGTATTTTGACCTGAGAACTTTAAAGTTCGTAATATTGATTCTAGTTCCTTAGCAGTGGATTTATCAGCTATCGAATAAAAAGCCAATGCTAATTGTAATCCAATAAATTCTTTAGATGTTTGATTCAACCTTTCTAAAATATTTTTTTTGGGATTTAGTTCTGTTGGAAGTTGGGGAAGGAAAATTTGAAAGATACCTTCTTCACTAAGGAGTTGGATCATTCGAGCAGGATTTTGCCCCATAAATGATTTTAAAATTTCATCCTGAAATCGTTCTAAAGATATTTTTTTGGTGACGTGTTTTGTTTCGTGAATTGCTTTCTTTGTTTCATTTTCAATGAAAAAATCTAAAGTACTGGCAAATCTTAATGCACGAATGGGCCTTAATCCATCTTCTGAAAAACGTTTGATTGGATTTCCAATTGTACGAATTGTTCTTTCTTGGATATCTTTTTGACCAAAGTGTTCGTCTACAAGAATTCCCGTAGATAAATCAAAAGCCAATGCATTCATAGTAAAATCTCTGCGTTTTAAATCTTCGGATAATGTTGTACCAAATTCTACATGATCGGGCCTTCTGCCATCAGTATAATCTTTGTCTATCCGATAGGTCGTGACTTCATAGTTAACTTTATCTAAAACAATCGTTACTGTTCCATGTTCGATTCCTGTATCGATGACGGTTCGAAAGAGTCGTTTTACTTGTTTTGGTTCAGCATTTGTCGTTAAATCGTATTCCTTTGGAATTTTGCCCATTACCAAATCACGCACAGATCCACCAACTAGATAACATTCAAAACCTGCACCTTTCAGTGCAGAGTTTATTTGTAATAAGTGGTTTAAATTGAATTTGGGAATTAACGATTGGGTATCTATTGGCAATTTCTACACTTGCCTCTAAAAACAATTTCAACTGATTCTGTAGAAAAACCTTTTAGTTGTTTGGCGGAAGGAATCCCATTCCATGGATCATCAATACATTCTATTTTACCACAAACATTACAGATTAAATGTCCATGTGCTGCAGAAACTATATGGTTCCCATCTGACTTTAACTCAAAATAGGTGACTCGATCTGTGGAATGAAGGGAATTTAAAAGATTTTTTTCTTCTAGATCAGATAAGGCTCTGTAGATGGTTACTCTGTCCCAAGACTCCTCTTTTGGGAGTTTTTCCATAATTTCCTGGTGGTTGAGGGGCCTTGGAGATCCTTGTAGAATGGAAAGAACTTGTTCACGATTTTTCGTAACTTTCAGTCCGATTTTTTTTAGTATTTGAGAAGGATCACCAGCCATGATTTGTTTATCCTGTGATGGGGGAAGATTGTCTATTCTAAAATCACGTTTGCTTTCCAGATTTCCCAATACCGAATTCCTAAACGAGTGTGGATTTGTAAAAGCGCCTCAATTTCTTTTCCTTTGTTTTTTTCGACAATGACAGGCGCTATTCCTAAATCCAATTTTCGATTGAGAATGGTATCGATTTCTTCTTTGGCCATTTGAGTCACTTTGTCACAGTCATCTTTTCTTTCTACGAGTAAGGTTTTGTTTTTTTCGCAAAAAATTGCCGATTGGAAGTGCGATTTATTTTCTAAAAGATCATCCAACTGCTTCGTGATTGATTTCTTACAATTCGATAAGGAGCAAATCAAAAAAAAACTAAACAGAAGATAAAAACTAATTTTCACAATCAATCCTTTTTATCTTGGGCGATGTTTGCGAGTTGGTCTGCTCGTGAGTTTTGTTCTCGAGGAATATATTGTATTTCAAAATTTTGAAATGAAGACTTTAGGGTTTCGCATTTATTTTTGAAAACAAGTAAGTCTTTATTTTTTACCTTATATTCGCCTTTCATCTGTTTAACGACGAGTTCAGAATCTAATCGGAAACGAATTTTTTGTAAGTTTTGTTTTATGGCTTCTTCCATCCCACGGTACAAAGCTTGCCATTCTGCCACATTGTTTGTGGCGGTTCCAATTTTTTCAGAAAGAAAAAAAAATTCGATTCCATCATTGTCTTGAAATGAAACACCAATGGCAGCAGGGCCTGGATTTCCGCGGGAACTACCGTCACAATAAATGAAGGTGGTATCTTTTGTCGACATAGCCGACAGTCTTTCTAGTGACTCAATCCTCACCAATCAAAAACACGAACTGGTTATAAAAAAATCTTTTGAATTCTGATTTATGAAGGACTTTTTTTCGGTGTCGTGGTAAACGGAGCGTATTGGGTGGCGGGTGGATAACCCCACCCAGTCTCAATAGGGCGGGGAGATCTATCCAAAAATCCCATCCAGCCCAAAAAGGAAAATGCATGACCGAACGGGGATTTGGTGCCCTTACCATGTTTGAAAATCGCCTTCGCAAACTAAAGAAGGAACGCGAAAAATGGGCAAAACGAGAATCTGTTGATTGTTACCGTATCTATTCTGAAGACATCCCTCAGGTGCCTTGTATTTTGGATCGGTATCCCAATGGATTGGTTTTATATGATAAAAGTTCCTTACGTTTCCAAGCAGAGGAAGGTCACGAAGAACGTTTTGATCGTATCGCTGCAATTGCGCGAGAAGTATTTCAAATTACAGAAGAACAATTATATTTAAAAAGACGGAAAAAACAAAAAGGATCAGATCAATATGACAAATTTGCTATTGAAGGAAATTTTCAATGGGTAAAAGAATCTAATTTAGAATTTCGTG
The sequence above is drawn from the Leptospira harrisiae genome and encodes:
- a CDS encoding Fur family transcriptional regulator, with the translated sequence MAGDPSQILKKIGLKVTKNREQVLSILQGSPRPLNHQEIMEKLPKEESWDRVTIYRALSDLEEKNLLNSLHSTDRVTYFELKSDGNHIVSAAHGHLICNVCGKIECIDDPWNGIPSAKQLKGFSTESVEIVFRGKCRNCQ
- a CDS encoding CCA tRNA nucleotidyltransferase, encoding MPIDTQSLIPKFNLNHLLQINSALKGAGFECYLVGGSVRDLVMGKIPKEYDLTTNAEPKQVKRLFRTVIDTGIEHGTVTIVLDKVNYEVTTYRIDKDYTDGRRPDHVEFGTTLSEDLKRRDFTMNALAFDLSTGILVDEHFGQKDIQERTIRTIGNPIKRFSEDGLRPIRALRFASTLDFFIENETKKAIHETKHVTKKISLERFQDEILKSFMGQNPARMIQLLSEEGIFQIFLPQLPTELNPKKNILERLNQTSKEFIGLQLALAFYSIADKSTAKELESILRTLKFSGQNTKDGLLFFEFISKWESNPNLIKVDDFTLKKEYLAPVKRHFQARYQINREFILNLQPIFGDTVNQLVQIWEEGPPLLLTDLKLNGNHLSETFPDLPKTNYGSVLANLLDLVLHSPKENEYSGLLRHSAQLISKLIK
- a CDS encoding ribonuclease HI family protein, which codes for MSTKDTTFIYCDGSSRGNPGPAAIGVSFQDNDGIEFFFLSEKIGTATNNVAEWQALYRGMEEAIKQNLQKIRFRLDSELVVKQMKGEYKVKNKDLLVFKNKCETLKSSFQNFEIQYIPREQNSRADQLANIAQDKKD
- a CDS encoding outer membrane beta-barrel protein, with the protein product MRNKYTLLATIVATLFSQASLFAQDKKEKDKSWYELVNFSGYVDVYYNYTTNNRQGATQDTAGTFHTYNKQFAVNAVKLSMEKLADKESPWGFRLDMQNGQNNMYQERPYQTTNSLHNMQLLQQAYVSAYFPVLKGLTVDVGKMATHIGLELLDSKDNIAYTIGYVFFNTIPFIHTGARANLQINDRLSTGFYLYNSAQGTGYTGNGQQFGYSGLAPYGDPVGGSSLTSTQQHAYADGPNPTRAIGTQVKYDVVPDKFQVVWNTLQANDNIKGRQDNSLYYLEQATGTSFPKQSAFKTDHWMIQNLILIFKPTDKLTTIFDYTYGERTGQTNTAAFGYEATGITKAKLDAAMPGLVPDLDPGLVAAGFTKDTSFTRENRVKRVYQTYQFQAKYQFTNLFALGFRFEYLDDKRYGGSLVVNPPLFAVTPADRYDLKFQDAIGARATSNYGQIKTLTFTPTFDLTENLQVKVDLRRDWGPGQQFVDTSGRPASHQNGIIVGMVAKF